A genomic region of Arachis stenosperma cultivar V10309 chromosome 9, arast.V10309.gnm1.PFL2, whole genome shotgun sequence contains the following coding sequences:
- the LOC130951920 gene encoding acyl-CoA-binding domain-containing protein 6 translates to MEVNNWYKELAYDQWAPIPVSGMRPPARYKHAATVVDEKLYIVGGSRNGRHLSDVQVFDLRSFIWSSLKLKANAGSNDSSASQKTFPATSGHNMIRWGEKLLLIGGDSKGSSDKLVVRYIDIETLQFGVIETSGSIPVACTGQSATLVGSKVLLFGGEDMKRKLLNDVHVLDLECMTWDMIKTVQEPPAPRFDHAAAMLGDRYLLIFGGCSHSVFFNDLHLLDMQTMEWSQPQIQGDTVSPRAGHAGITIDESWFIVGGGDNSSGCPETLLLNMSKLVWSVVTVVKQKDPLSSEGLSVCSTLIGGEKYLLAFGGYNGKYSNEVFVMRPKPRDSLRPKIFQSPAAAAAAASVTSAYALSKSEKLDFRQLEDTNSKPPINGHPMDDISVKVETIKEEKRLLELSITEVRAENTKLGGEIDELNNVHAELSKELQSVQGQLVAERSRCFNLEAKIEELQKLMESMQSVEEQVQALRKEKSAIDQEMEHATTGQRQGSGGVWRWLGGGGE, encoded by the exons ATGGAAGTCAACAATTGGTATAAGGAGCTAGCATATGACCAGTGGGCACCGATCCCTGTATCCGGTATGCGTCCACCAGCGCGCTATAAG CATGCTGCCACAGTAGTCGATGAGAAACTATACATTGTTGGTGGAAGTCGAAATGGGCGGCATTTATCTGATGTTCAG GTTTTTGATTTGAGAAGTTTTATATGGTCTTCTCTGAAATTGAAAGCAAATGCTGGTAGCAATGATAGCAGTGCCTCCCAGAAGACTTTTCCAGCCACATCTGGTCACAATATG ATTAGGTGGGGTGAGAAACTTCTACTTATTGGTGGAGATTCAAAGGGTTCTTCTGATAAATTAGTGG TTCGATACATTGACATCGAGACATTGCAGTTTGGAGTTATCGAGACTTCTGGAAGCATTCCA GTAGCTTGTACAGGACAGTCTGCCACATTGGTTGGTTCAAAAGTGCTATTATTTGGGGGAGAAGACATGAAGAGGAAGTTGCTGAATGATGTCCACGTTCTTGATCTGGAATGTATGACTTGGGATATGATAAAGACTGT GCAAGAACCTCCAGCTCCAAGATTCGACCATGCAGCTGCCATGCTAGGAGATCGGTACCTTCTGATTTTTGGTGGTTGCTCTCATtctgttttcttcaatgatctTCACTTATTGGACATGCAAACT ATGGAGTGGTCCCAACCACAAATTCAAGGCGATACAGTATCTCCCAGGGCTGGGCATGCTGGTATTACCATTGATGAAAGCTGGTTCATAGTTGGTGGTGGAGATAATAGTAGTG GTTGCCCTGAAACCTTGTTATTAAACATGTCTAAGCTGGTTTGGTCGGTAGTGACTGTTGTGAAGCAAAAAGATCCACTTTCTAGCGAG GGTTTGAGTGTCTGCTCAACATTGATTGGTGGGGAAAAGTATTTGTTAGCTTTTGGTGGGTATAATGGGAAATATAGCAATGAG GTTTTTGTTATGAGACCCAAGCCAAGGGATTCCCTGCGTCCTAAGATTTTTCAATCACCAGCCGCTGCCGCCGCTGCAGCTTCTGTTACTTCTGCTTATGCTTTGTCTAAATCTGAGAAGTTAGATTTCAGGCAACTAGAGGATACAAATTCCAAACCTCCCATTAATGGTCATCCTATGGATGATATCTCAGTTAAAGTCGAAACCATTAAAGAAGAGAAAAGGTTACTGGAATTGTCAATCACGGAAGTCAGGGCTGAAAATACTAAGCTTGGAGGTGAGATAGATGAATTAAATAATGTTCATGCTGAGTTAAGCAAG GAACTCCAGTCAGTACAGGGACAACTTGTGGCTGAGAGATCAAGGTGCTTTAACCTGGAG GCTAAAATTGAAGAACTTCAAAAGCTGATGGAATCAATGCAGTCagtggaagaacaggtacagGCTCTTCGGAAGGAGAAGTCTGCTATAGACCAGGAGATGGAGCATGCTACTACCGGTCAAAGACAGGGTTCTGGTGGCGTTTGGAGATGGCTTGGTGGGGGTGGTGAATGA